A single Nicotiana tabacum cultivar K326 chromosome 5, ASM71507v2, whole genome shotgun sequence DNA region contains:
- the LOC107806498 gene encoding autophagy-related protein 18a has protein sequence MATVSPLPPPFQHPTTNSKFNSPMLQPYLEQLQEQHKQQLQPQQQDAVEQVDNEPEQSPLIQNCPNHGLINQSISTLYRVSFNQNSSCFAIGTDRGITVYSCDPFRKMFQRYFDNGGGIEIIEMLFCSNILVFVGSGDNPQYPRNKAIIWDDHRSRCLGELCFRSAVRSVRLRRDCIVVILEQKIFIYNFADMKLVHQIETIVNTKGLCEISQAAGSPVLVCPGLRNGEVRVEHFTSKRTKFIFAHDSKTASFALSHEGHVLATASIKGTLIRIFSTQDGTLLQEVRRGADRAEIHSVSFSPTAEWLAVSSDKGTVHLFRIKHLGNQDKTNTPRNSRLTLAASSSPFSFIKGVLPKYFSSEWSVAQFRLPGDSEYIVTFGHEKNTLIILGLDGSFIRCKFDPASGKEMTQLEIHNFLRSDKAS, from the exons ATGGCCACTGTTTCCCCTCTTCCCCCGCCATTTCAGCACCCAACCACTAATTCAAAGTTTAACTCACCAATGCTTCAACCTTACTTAGAGCAACTACAAGAACAACACAAACAACAGCTTCAGCCGCAGCAACAAGATGCTGTTGAGCAGGTAGATAATGAGCCTGAGCAGAGTCCCCTTATCCAAAACTGTCCTAATCATGGTTTGATCAATCAGTCAATCTCGACTCTATACCGTGTTTCGTTCAATCAAAACAGTAGCTGTTTTGCCATTGGCACTGATCGTGGCATTACAGTCTATAGCTGTGACCCTTTCAGAAAGATGTTTCAACGGTACTTTGACAATGGAGGTGGTATTGAAATTATTGAGATGCTCTTCTGCAGCAACATACTTGTCTTTGTTGGAAGTGGAGATAATCCACAATATCCTCGAAACAAGGCCATAATTTGGGATGATCATCGGAGCCGCTGCTTGGGCGAACTCTGTTTCCGGTCGGCTGTGCGTAGTGTCCGGCTTCGACGTGACTGCATCGTAGTTATACTTGAGCAGaagatatttatatataattttgcTGACATGAAGCTCGTCCACCAGATTGAGACAATTGTAAACACAAAGGGACTCTGTGAGATTTCACAAGCGGCTGGATCACCTGTGCTGGTGTGCCCTGGATTACGAAATGGTGAAGTTCGTGTTGAGCATTTCACTTCAAAAAGGACTAAGTTTATTTTTGCGCATGATTCTAAGACTGCATCTTTTGCACTTAGTCATGAGGGGCATGTGCTGGCAACAGCAAGTATCAAGGGTACTCTTATCCGGATTTTCAGCACACAGGATGGTACGTTATTGCAGGAG GTGCGTAGAGGTGCTGATAGAGCAGAAATTCACAGTGTTTCATTCTCTCCGACTGCTGAGTGGCTAGCAGTCTCTAGTGACAAAGGCACTGTTCATCTTTTTAGGATCAAGCATCTTGGGAATCAGGATAAGACAAATACTCCTCGTAATTCCCGTCTTACTCTGGCGGCATCAAGTTCACCATTCTCCTTCATCAAAG GAGTGCTTCCAAAATATTTTAGCTCAGAATGGTCAGTGGCACAATTCCGGTTGCCTGGTGACTCCGAGTATATTGTCACATTTGGTCACGAAAAGAATACATTGATAATTCTTGGCTTGGATGGAAG CTTTATTAGATGCAAGTTTGACCCAGCCTCTGGCAAAGAGATGACTCAGTTGGAGATTCACAACTTTCTTAGGTCTGATAAGGCCTCGTAA